A segment of the Dunckerocampus dactyliophorus isolate RoL2022-P2 chromosome 19, RoL_Ddac_1.1, whole genome shotgun sequence genome:
AACATTTAACGGTACAAACATCCCAGTAGTTACCATAAGTACAGGAAAATGATATCATCCCAGTACTTCCAGTCCACAACAATACACACACCTGGCGATGGGCCGGTTCTTCTTAGTGAAGTCGACCAGGTGGACGGCAAAGGGCATGGAGCACACGGCCAGCACGTTTACCACCTTGAAGGCTGAGAATTTCACCTGAACACGAAATGATGTTTTATCATAGAAGCAGCAGCATATGCCCTCGCCTCATGTGCAGTTCCTCAAAAAATACTAGTATGCCCCCAAATGGTGGCCCCTAAAATGACACCTTATGATGCCAGGGTGGCAAATGGAGGCATTTATTAAGGAGTGGTGTTTAAcagaggccactatttgaggaaatgtgGCATGCACACTGATAGTCGTCATATATGCAAGAGAAATGAGCTGCTTATTACCTTGAAGCCAATTTTCTGCAGACAACGTGCCAGCCTGCGAGCGCCCAGCTTGGCCTCTTCTTCGCTGAAGGAAAGCAGACATGGTTCAGAGTTTGGCGTCATACTGACAAATTGCACATAGAATTAAATCTGTTATGAACAGATGTCTAAACACAAACCATGTGTTCTAAATCAATGTGGCAACATTACAATAGGGGTGCCAACACATTTGTTAGCGTCCCAGGACTACTGCCcccgtttttttctgaacaagaaatcttgtcatgttttaatctcgcaagatcttgtgacacccataataataataataataataataataataataataataataataatacacctcACTGTTTTCTCTTATGTGCGCGTCTTTAGCTACTTACATGTGTGCTGTCCAGCTATCCTATGATATTTAGAATTAAAAACCCTCTGTGTGTTTGCTATCTTATTATAATAAAAACCCTCTGTGTGTTTGCTATCCtatgatatttataataaaagccctctctgtgtggagtttgcatgttttctccatgtgtgcgtgcgtgagttttctacgggtgctccggtttcctcccacattccaataaTATGCATGCTTGATTCATTGGAAACTGGAAGTgtatgtgagtgtaaatgtttgtatgtgccctgcgattggatggatggatggatggatattcatatacaaagacaaatatttgtatttttattagttattagtataaacattttagctttttctagttacattatgcctttttgctctatttttccacttttgccaagtttttgcatgttgccAGGAAGGCGTGGTGCAGCGAGGCGACAGAGGATTGTGTCCAAACTCTACTTTCTTGGGTCTGTTGCATTGTGGAGAgttggattttttattttactttttttttttacagctttcagacgtgcattgcaCGGCGTTACGCAGGTGGAGCTCACTCCAGCTCGCCTGCTTGGCAGATTCTTcactttgttgatggcttgtatttaattaccaaataaatgcaggaTGCAAGAAACGCTTATATGCACACCCTTTACTTGCTAAATGTAGTGACCATGTCGCAaaattgtcaacatggatcAATGTTtagacacacacaatacaaccccaTTAGtcaggcaagaaattccaccaagtaaccctgacaaggcacacctgtgaagtgaaaaacatttcatgaagctcattgagaggacaccaagggtttgcagcgttatctttgaggaatctaaaatataaaacacccatccattttctatactgcttcttctcttagggtcgcgggggcatgctggagcctatcccagctgacttcgggcgacaaacaagcattcacactcacattcatacctatgcaccatttagagtcttcaatgaagctaacatgcatgtttttggaatgtgggaggaaaccggagtacccagaaacccccccacacacggggagaacatgtaaactccacacagaaatgcccaagggagaatcaaacccaggtcttcccatctccagactgtgactgtgttggccaacatgctaacaactagtccaccgtgcagccccaaaatataaaacatattcgAAGTTCTGTTTGACGAAGTTATGACTATTCACAATGTGAATAgtcaagaaaataaagaaaagccaTTGactgagaaggtgtgtccagaCTCTTGGCCTGCACTGTACGTATGAGATGCGTTATAAAACGCAACCAGTGATTGCCGGTGCTTGAAAGTTGCCGctgagccaaatgcaatgagcatCAATAGAACCGCTCGGTGATGAgcatctacgtgggttgatctgacaaatcttcggtgaaaatgatcaaatgtagagttactacagcttctgctgtAGTAGCTGTAGTAAGCTgtgaacaccgaggtaggttggattgcaaggtgtgcctaaagcacttcaaataatgccttgcacactgccacttccacatGACTTGAtcatcattcatagtagccatgccatagttcagtcttgggtggcttctggctgccctgttctcacgatacagcttttcacaaaacaagaaatcttgtcacacccCTAGTGAATAAGTGTGTCTACCTTGTTGCTCCTGTGCAAATAATTTTCCCTGAGGACCAGATAGAGGCAGTTATCTTGGGCTTACGAAGCTTCATGAGAACTTtctgaaaataaagtgtaaaaaaaaaaaaaaacaagattatCCACAACATACATCACTAAgtatttttctctcttttcaaGAGACATTCTTACCCCCACCTCCGGCTTGTAGATGACGTTGGTGCCCTCTAAAGCAATGGTGCGGAGGTTGAGGTGGCACCTGGTCCTGAACGTTGCCACCACATTGGTGATGATGATATCCAGAGTGTCATCATTGCTGGAATCCAtggaggaagtgtgtgtgtgtgtgtgtgtgtgtgtgtgtatatgtgtgtgttatgcACCAAGACCTCACTCGTCCGCCATCACCATGATGTTAAGCATTGGTCGCAGATTAAAGGCTAGTTGGAGGGGAAAGCAAAGGTTTTATTAGTGAATATCATGAGAACACAATCAACATGTATGAGACATGTATGAAGTGATGCATGCTGATATGATTGAAATAATACATCTCAAGCTACTTCCTGCCAGTGTCATAACACAGCAGCAAGTCATCTCTTTCGTACAAACCTCAGTGTTAAGTGAATTAAAGTCATAAGAGAAGCTGTCATAGTCATCTACTCGTTTATGATGATAAAAATCACAGGTCCATTTCAAGAGCATCCCGTTTACAACTCTTCAAGACAAAGACTCTCATGTGTGCCAGCACGACTTCCCTCCTTCAGACCACGACACGCGCGCTTTGATTAAAAACGTAACAGTCAATTTCAGACTAAATCGTGCAAGAGCGTAGCGTCGCCGTAGTTCTACGTAAAAATTGAAGTTCTGTATCGACCAGCTAGCACTTGTTTAGAGTTGTGATGCTCGCTTATCCCGTTGAAAATTAGCCACAACAAACTAATTCGGATAGGGAATTATCTTTTCTCTGTGAGTCAaaatgtgcaaataaaaaaatagcagagcaACGACGCACCATTTCTTCTACCCCGCTAATGTTGCGATGAGCGCTAGCTAACAACAAAGAAGGGCAGGATGAATGAAAAGTTATTAGCATAGCTAGCTTACCATGCTAGCAGCCTTAACATTGCACTGAGGATGTTCTCATTGTTTCCGGGTGGCTTTTGGTAAAATGATGTACAATGTAAAcggttgcatttatttttttagctacCTCATCCGCTTGCCAGTGCGGTAGCCGCGACATTAAACTAATAGCTCGTCATCCCGAACGCaggttgaaaaaataaaataaaacatgcacGGCGTTTGCATACGCCAGATTGCTATTTCTGTTTttaactttcaaaataaaacacattgaaCAGCTTGAACGACAGAGCAAAACACTTTCCAGGGCTAGTTTTTAAAGTACGACCCGGAAACGAAGAATGAGTTTCCGGTCTGAAGGGGTTaacccactgatctgtattacaTATCTGGATAGCCCATTGGCGATggcttgtgaagccacacggccgccatattgccactcgcaagaaatacttctcggacaatgacttatataagaacttgtgagttgttaagtgtgttgttagtttgttagccactcacactaaatgcaaggttagtcttcaggGGCTTGCATGGCGGcatgcgacgtatgagctatccagatatattatacagatcagtgggttAAGCAAGGCAATATGTTTTTCGGTTTttgctttcaaaataaatccaccaaacgGTAGTTTCCGGTTACAACTTGCAGCTTTAAGTTAATTTAGAACAGCCACCACCTTGATATTAACAGGTAGTTCATCTAAATTTGAAagaacaaatgtttttaaaaacagtgcaGTATACACTTGAATTTGGACTGTAATGTGTAAAGTATAAAAATCTAAGTGTTTAATTGATTTCTCCTGTAGGAAACAATTAGTGTGTTCTTGATAAAATCACATTGTCAAGAACCAAGTGGGGCTGAGTTATTGAGTTTCTCACCTTTTGCCAAATGTGTTTACAAACGTGAAACTTCACATCCACATCCACGCCAACAGTACTCTTACCGTGTTGACACTCGCGCTGTGTtattcagtgtttgtgtgcactGACATGTACAAAAATGCGGCAATTTAGTGACGTCTCTTGAGGCAGACGAGCACATCTGCTCTGTAAATGCTCGGCGAGGGATTTTCTGGAACAGGCTACGCAACGAGGAGAGGGAACGCGGTTTACAAGCCAGTGGGAATGTTAGTGTTATCAAGGAGAGAGTTATGTCTCACGCGGCTCATGAATGAGTTTAGCAAAGAGGCGCTAGGCCGTCATGCCAGTGGAACGTCGCCTCCTT
Coding sequences within it:
- the tbpl1 gene encoding TATA box-binding protein-like 1 isoform X1, translated to MDSSNDDTLDIIITNVVATFRTRCHLNLRTIALEGTNVIYKPEVGKVLMKLRKPKITASIWSSGKIICTGATSEEEAKLGARRLARCLQKIGFKVKFSAFKVVNVLAVCSMPFAVHLVDFTKKNRPIASYEPELHPAATYRIKHLKATIQVFSTGSLTVTDPFAAREGGDGPPSCFLPFRGMTRGAFKLSIESQEFGIAPRDAVKAGFPQTQMPVWFLLGIIRYSNAS
- the tbpl1 gene encoding TATA box-binding protein-like 1 isoform X3, producing the protein MDSSNDDTLDIIITNVVATFRTRCHLNLRTIALEGTNVIYKPEVGKVLMKLRKPKITASIWSSGKIICTGATSEEEAKLGARRLARCLQKIGFKVKFSAFKVVNVLAVCSMPFAVHLVDFTKKNRPIASYEPELHPAATYRIKHLKATIQVFSTGSLTVTGPNVQNVATAVEQVYPLLFECQKPLCK
- the tbpl1 gene encoding TATA box-binding protein-like 1 isoform X4, with the translated sequence MDSSNDDTLDIIITNVVATFRTRCHLNLRTIALEGTNVIYKPEVGKVLMKLRKPKITASIWSSGKIICTGATSEEEAKLGARRLARCLQKIGFKVKFSAFKVVNVLAVCSMPFAVHLVDFTKKNRPIASYEPELHPAATYRIKHLKATIQVFSTGSLTVTVVW
- the tbpl1 gene encoding TATA box-binding protein-like 1 isoform X2, translated to MDSSNDDTLDIIITNVVATFRTRCHLNLRTIALEGTNVIYKPEKVLMKLRKPKITASIWSSGKIICTGATSEEEAKLGARRLARCLQKIGFKVKFSAFKVVNVLAVCSMPFAVHLVDFTKKNRPIASYEPELHPAATYRIKHLKATIQVFSTGSLTVTDPFAAREGGDGPPSCFLPFRGMTRGAFKLSIESQEFGIAPRDAVKAGFPQTQMPVWFLLGIIRYSNAS